The stretch of DNA CTTCATTTGAAAAAAATTCTCCAAGATAAAGGCGCTCCATTTGAGCTTTGATATGGTCCCAAGGCAGGTTCGTTTTCCTCTCGGCAACCCTTACCAGAAGGAGTGCCAGGAAACAGAGGAACACATCGGCTTCGATTCGTTCATCCTTCCGATGATAAACCGGCATCAGATCCAGGGTCGTCTTCAGGGTCCGGAAGGCCCGCTCCACTTCCATCAGTTGCTTGTACCCCAGGGCCACATCCACCGGACTCAGGGTATCGTCACTGGTGGAGATGATGTATTTCCCGTCCAGATGAGCCTCCTCTTTGATCTTCCCCTTGTCGATTTTAATCCGACCGGTTTTCAGCGGCCGTAGATATCGGCCCATCGTCCGATGAGACAGAAGAGCACAGACATTTCTCTTGTGACACTGCCCAGTCTGCTCCTTGATGGATTTCAGGGCTTCTTCGATTTTTTTGAGGGTCCTCTCGCGAGTGGCCTGGTCCTTTTTGGCCTCCTCCGGATTGTGAACCAGGATGAACCGGCGACGCTTATCCCCGTCGCCAATGGTCACTTCCTTGATCTCCAGGTTCTCCCGAACAGAGGTGAACCTCCCCCGCTTGGCGAGAACCTCCCGGTGGACCTCCTGATTGTCACGGAGCTTCTCGCCAATGATGTAATGACCGCCAGCCTTCTGCAGGATCAGTCGATTCTCTTCGGAACTCATCCCCCGGTCCATGACCAAGACGCAACGGCCCAGCTTCCAGCCTAGAAGATCGCTCTTGACCTTCTCCACGGTCTTCATATCCGAGGTGTTTCCCGGCATCGTCCAGCACTTCACCTGAATGCCTTCTTTCGTCACCGCTAAGCCGACGACCACCTGGGTAAGGTCCGGCCGGTGATCCTTTGAATGGCCATATCGTCGAAGACTTTCCTCGTCTTCTTCATCCATTTCGAAGTAGGTGTTGATGGTGTCGAAAAAGATCAGATCCACTTCCAGGTTCAACAGATCCGCCACGGTAAAGTAGACTTCCTTGTGGATAATCTCCCGGTACTCCAGAAGAAC from Syntrophus gentianae encodes:
- a CDS encoding IS1634 family transposase; the protein is MLFERGSYLLRALWEQLGIPQALSQCIKDRSFTSLVEWASFAMVANRALAPDSKRGVEEWVREDVALGNPEPIELQHLYRAMDVLLEYREIIHKEVYFTVADLLNLEVDLIFFDTINTYFEMDEEDEESLRRYGHSKDHRPDLTQVVVGLAVTKEGIQVKCWTMPGNTSDMKTVEKVKSDLLGWKLGRCVLVMDRGMSSEENRLILQKAGGHYIIGEKLRDNQEVHREVLAKRGRFTSVRENLEIKEVTIGDGDKRRRFILVHNPEEAKKDQATRERTLKKIEEALKSIKEQTGQCHKRNVCALLSHRTMGRYLRPLKTGRIKIDKGKIKEEAHLDGKYIISTSDDTLSPVDVALGYKQLMEVERAFRTLKTTLDLMPVYHRKDERIEADVFLCFLALLLVRVAERKTNLPWDHIKAQMERLYLGEFFSNEGRVLQTTEPTPEQVKILKQMKISPPQRIRHIQMTP